The Esox lucius isolate fEsoLuc1 chromosome 5, fEsoLuc1.pri, whole genome shotgun sequence genome includes a region encoding these proteins:
- the itgb4 gene encoding integrin beta-4 isoform X2 gives MGRWMFHLCVGVVLAVLMASCYAEVNPCLEKSSQTCSACIQRAKDCAYCPDEVYDGPRCDLKQVIVMRGCKNTMTATGSVSILEKQRIDKTIIRSQVSPQKVTMSLLPGEERVIDMEVYEPVKGPLDLYILMDFSNSMQDDLDNLKKMGTQLAELIKDLSDDFTIGFGKFVDKVVEPQTDMRPSKLAKPWPNSDPPFSFQHVITLTSDERTFTEKLTKERISGNLDAPEGGFDAILQTAVCGDKIGWRNDSTHLLVFSTESAFHYEADGANVLSGILPRNDEQCHLDTQGKYTMDTKQDYPSVPTLVRLLGNHNIIPIFAVTKYSYSYYEKLQEYFPIAELGILQEDSTNFIALLRSAFASIRSKMSIRAQNPISAIQAEVQSEVASTAQAGYFEIKPGNIGRFKVRVKANEKAGEGHVCELKKSDRNGEISVKPTTFSADLKINAEVLCQTCKCEQERMKNAPKCSGNGDLVCGTCQCAPGWMGPFCNCSAKLSSNTESTCLGPNMAKPCSDRGQCLCGTCVCDQPDQYEGPYCQFHKLQCPRHRGFLCYDHGSCSMGQCVCAHGWKGQACECPLSNQTCLDTKGGLCNNIGECECGRCKCPDKGLPMTSTCERNVQAQRGMCDGMRSCVQCQAWKTGEKKAKDKCDTCPFKVIMVDKLKENEDVFETCVYRDEDDDCTYQFTVDYSDKQTEKNLEVQGLKKKECPPGSFLWLIPLIMFLMLLLGLLLLCCWKYCACCKAFLALLPCCGKGRMVGFKEDQYMLRQSLLTSDHLDTPLVRTGPPKSTDVVRWKITDNVHRPPSHPLAQVQPDPKQIIPFPLSLRLVRLFSDNLSRQDSRDSELLRREVNDNLNEVYKQIPYAKAVEDTTFRLQRNAGKRKDHTIVDTVLHAPRSSYPDIVQLTEKNVQSGNFQDVKVMPNYYTVATDREATGAVEFQEGVEMVDVRVPLFIKDEDDDEKRLLLKAVDVPLGIAEIGKRFVNITIIKEHAKSVLTFLQPAYTYSRQDKVANIPISREIIEDGNTQVTYRTRDLTAKDKKDYVAVDGVLPYGPGETQKNVPVSLLELGKGDSLLDTQVKQFVMDLSNPKQGAKLGRYPRTTVTITDQPEPSVVMFKKSTQNFSTADPTYSIPVVRTRNAEGPAMVHWKTRSSKRYDLSGPLKFAPGETEKNIVIDPRSVKPESPVKPETFQLELFDPSENTAVGERKITMVNVTDGGRPEVAQMQSKGFSHPVASPGGRLLSPTNVKATATGPRNIRLNWDSLGNSLGYKVKYWIYGDPEADAQVMDVKTTQAELTKLYPYCDYEMKVCGYNALGDGNYSEMVPCQTLEDVPSEPGRLAFNVISPTVTQVSWAEPAEPNGVITAYEVIYTPINEDNKQMGVSKKVKIDNPKKRMLLIENLQSAQTYFYQVRAKNSVGWGPFKDATINLASQPTRPMSIPIIPDIPIVDAEAGEDYDSYLMYSSEVLKSPTGSKRPSVSDEEQVNGRWEQNFLFPGGGGSMSRSANMSSSSYGQASPMSTLSSNHRGGGGGSMTMDSTTTYISGQGGTSLSRTQMIGGGTRTENVVMRKRSENRGYYEYDDNIRDSIVIGDMHSGLSGYSEGQSTYGFSPTKTLTSSQYSYGMSQAFRGRTHSEDVNDVLLNLDRVLLESRPSPGVPDTPTRLVFSALGPTALKVSWQEPHCERDVLGYCVLYQLLNGGDVKRINVSSPAENSVVVQDLLPNHSYLFKVKAQSQEGWGPEREGVITIESAVDPNSPLSPMPGSPFTLSTPSAPGPLVFTALSPEALQLSWDKPRKPNGDILGYVVTCEQLHGGGDMRTFQVSGDSAETSLTVPNLRENMPYKFKVQAKTTQGFGPEREGIITIESQEGGSVSQISGIGGMSQLGGLSGLSQLGGMSQYSTQSVTNREVFQLPTDVTTHTNVTHTMVNDPYFSDGMMMTGMTTQHIETGGMVTRHVTKEVVQRSMQMAGTSSVTKKVERSFYET, from the exons GGCAGTGTCTCCATATTGGAA AAACAACGAATCGACAAAACGATCATCCGCTCCCAGGTATCTCCTCAGAAGGTGACTATGAGCCTGCTtccaggagaggagagggtgatAGATATGGAGGTGTATGAACCAGTTAAAGGCCCTCTGGACCTCTATATTCTTATGGACTTCTCCAACTCCATGCAAGATGATCTGGACAACCTCAAAAAGATGGGCACCCAACTGG CGGAACTGATTAAAGACCTGTCTGACGACTTCACTATTGGCTTCGGCAAGTTTGTTGACAAGGTGGTAGAACCCCAGACAGACATGAGACCGTCAAA ACTGGCCAAGCCCTGGCCCAACAGCGACCCTCCATTCTCATTCCAACATGTGATCACTCTTACTAGTGATGAACGTACCTTCACTGAAAAGCTGACGAAGGAGAGGATCTCTGGAAACCTGGATGCTCCTGAGGGGGGCTTTGATGCCATACTGCAAACTGCGGTCTGCGGG GATAAGATTGGCTGGCGTAATGATTCCACCCACCTCTTGGTATTCTCCACCGAGTCGGCCTTCCACTATGAGGCAGATGGTGCCAACGTCCTGTCAGGCATCTTGCCACGCAATGACGAGCAGTGCCACCTTGACACCCAGGGGAAATACACAATGGACACCAAGCAGGACTATCCCTCTGTACCAACCCTGGTTCGCTTGCTGGGAAATCACAACATTATCCCCATTTTTGCAGTTACTAAATACTCCTATAGCTATTATGAG AAGCTACAAGAGTATTTCCCAATTGCTGAGCTGGGTATACTACAGGAAGACTCTACTAACTTTATCGCCCTTCTGAGGAGTGCCTTTGCG aGTATCCGTTCTAAAATGAGTATCCGGGCACAAAACCCGATTTCAGCTATACAAGCTGAGGTCCAATCAGAAGTAGCGAGTACTGCACAGGCCGGATACTTCGAAATCAAGCCTGGAAACATA GGGAGGTTTAAGGTGCGCGTCAAGGCCAATGAGAAGGCAGGTGAGGGACATGTGTGTGAGCTGAAAAAGTCTGACAGGAATGGAGAGATAAGCGTGAAACCAACCACTTTCAGTGCAGATCTGAAAATCAACGCTGAGGTGCTTTGCCAAACCTGCAAGTGTGAGCAG GAACGCATGAAAAATGCACCAAAGTGTTCAGGCAATGGGGACCTGGTCTGTGGGACGTGCCAGTGTGCTCCTGGCTG GATGGGTCCATTCTGTAACTGCTCAGCTAAGTTGTCGTCGAACACAGAAAGTACCTGTCTGGGTCCAAACATGGCAAAGCCGTGTTCTGACCGAGGACAATGTCTGTgtggaacgtgtgtgtgtgaccaacCTGACCAGTATGAAGGACCCTACTGTCAGTTTCACAAGCTTCAGTGTCCACGCCACAGAGGTTTCCTCTGCTATG accatGGTAGCTGCTCcatgggacagtgtgtgtgtgcacacggcTGGAAAGGACAAGCTTGTGAGTGTCCCTTAAGTAACCAGACCTGTTTGGACACTAAAGGG GGTCTCTGTAACAACATTGgtgagtgtgaatgtggtcGTTGCAAGTGCCCGGACAAAGGTCTCCCCATGACCTCCACCTGTGAGCGTAACGTCCAGGCCCAGCGTGGGATGTGTGATGGCATGAGGAGCTGTGTCCAGTGTCAGGCCTGGAAGACGGGAGAGAAAAAGGCAAAGGACAAATGTGATACGTGCCCGTTCAAAGTCATCATGGTGGACAAGCTGAAGGAAAATGAAGATGTGTTTGAGACATGTGTATACCGCGACGAGGATGATGACTGCACGTACCAGTTCACCGTTGACTACTCTGACAAGCAAACTGAAAAGAATCTGGAAGTCCAGGGGCTCAAGAAGAAAG AATGTCCCCCTGGTAGTTTCCTGTGGCTGATTCCTCTCATCATGTTCCTCATGTTATTGCTGGGTCTGCTGCTGCTCTGCTGCTGGAAGTACTGTGCATGCTGCAAG GCCTTTCTTGCTCTTCTACCATGCTGTGGCAAAG GGCGTATGGTTGGTTTCAAGGAGGACCAGTACATGCTCCGACAATCCCTGCTCACCTCTGACCACCTGGACACGCCCTTAGTGAGGACCGGCCCACCCAAGAGCACTGATGTTGTTCGCTGGAAGATCACGGATAATGTCCACCGACCACCCAGCCACCCACTGGCGCAGGTCCAGCCCGACCCTAAACAGATCA TTCCTTTCCCCCTGTCCCTTCGCCTGGTCAGGTTGTTCTCAGACAACCTGTCCCGTCAAGACTCCAGAGATTCTGAGCTTCTACGAAGGGAGGTTAATGACAAc CTGAATGAAGTGTACAAGCAAATTCCTTATGCCAAGGCAGTTGAGGATACTACATTTAG ATTACAGAGAAATGCTGGTAAAAGGAAGGATCACACCATCGTGGACACGGTTCTGCACGCTCCTCGCTCCAGCTACCCTGACATCGTCCAACTGACTGAGAAAAATGTCCAGTCTGGAAACTTCCAAGATGTTAAAGTGATGCCAAACTACTACACAGTGGCCACAGATagag aggCAACTGGTGCCGTAGAGTTCCAGGAGGGGGTGGAGATGGTGGATGTGCGTGTGCCGCTCTTCATCAAGGATGAAGATGATGACGAGAAGCGGCTGCTGTTGAAGGCGGTAGATGTTCCTCTGGGCATTGCTGAGATAGGGAAACGCTTTGTCAACATCACTATTATTAAAGAACATG cCAAGAGTGTTCTGACATTCCTCCAGCCTGCCTACACCTACAGCCGACAGGACAAAGTGGCTAACATCCCCATCAGCAGAGAGATCATAGAAGATGGAAACACACAGGTCACGTACCGCACCAGAGACCTCACCGCTAAGGACAAGAAG GACTATGTGGCTGTGGATGGGGTCCTGCCCTACGGACCTGGTGAGACCCAGAAGAACGTCCCTGTGAGTCTGTTGGAGCTTGGAAAGGGGGATAGTCTGCTGGACACACAGGTCAAACAGTTTGTCATGGACCTCAGTAACCCAAAACAGGGAGCCAAGTTGGGAAGATACCCAAGAACAACCGTCACCATCACTGACCAACCAG AGCCTAGTGTGGTCATGTTTAAGAAGAGCACCCAGAACTTCAGCACCGCTGACCCAACCTACTCCATCCCTGTGGTCCGCACCCGCAATGCGGAGGGTCCCGCCATGGTCCACTGGAAGACCCGCAGTTCCAAGCGCTATGACCTGTCCGGTCCCCTCAAGTTTGCTCCCGGCGAGACAGAGAAGAACATTGTGATTGACCCACGATCGGTTAAACCAGAAAGCCCGGTCAAACCAGAAACCTTCCAACTCGAGCTGTTCGACCCCAGTGAGAACACAGCGGtcggggagagaaagataacGATGGTCAATGTTACCGATGGAG GACGCCCAGAGGTGGCCCAGATGCAGAGTAAGGGCTTCAGCCATCCAGTCGCGTCCCCGGGTGGCCGTCTCCTCTCTCCGACCAACGTGAAGGCCACAGCCACCGGGCCCCGGAACATCCGCCTTAACTGGGACTCCTTAGGAAACTCCCTAGGCTACAAG GTGAAGTATTGGATCTATGGGGACCCAGAGGCTGACGCGCAGGTGATGGATGTGAAGACCACCCAAGCTGAGCTGACCAAACTTTACCCCTACTGTGACTACGAGATGAAGGTGTGTGGCTACAATGCCCTGGGAGATGGAAACTACAGTGAAATGGTGCCCTGTCAGACCCTGGAGGATG TCCCTAGTGAGCCCGGTCGTCTGGCCTTCAATGTTATAAGTCCAACTGTCACTCAGGTCAGCTGGGCGGAGCCTGCCGAGCCCAATGGCGTCATCACTGCCTACGAGGTCATCTACACACCCATCAATGAGGACAACA AGCAAATGGGTGTTTCTAAGAAGGTGAAGATAGACAACCCTAAGAAAAGGATGTTGCTGATTGAGAACCTGCAGTCAGCCCAGACTTACTTCTACCAGGTCCGTGCCAAGAACAGTGTCGGCTGGGGCCCCTTCAAAGACGCTACCATCAACCTAGCTTCACAGCCGACCAGACCCATGTCCA TACCTATCATCCCAGACATCCCGATAGTGGACGCGGAGGCAGGGGAGGATTACGACAGTTACCTGATGTACAGCAGTGAGGTCCTCAAGTCACCAACAGGCTCCAAGAGACCCAGCGTCTCAGACGAAG AGCAAGTAAACGGGAGGTGGGAACAGAACTTCCTGTTCCCTGGAGGCGGTGGTTCAATGTCACGCAGCGCAAATATGTCTTCGTCAAGCTACGGCCAGGCTTCTCCCATGTCCACACTCAGCTCCAACCAcagaggagggggtgggggctCCATGACCATGGATTCCACCACCACATACATCTCTGGACAAG GAGGAACCTCCCTCTCTCGTACACAGATGATTGGGGGCGGCACACGGACAGAGAACGTTGTCATGAGAAAGCGGTCGGAGAACAGAGGCTACTATGAGTATGACGACAACATCCGAGATTCCATTGTCATAGGAGACATGCACAGTGGATTGTCAGGCTACTCTGAAGGCCAAA GTACATATGGCTTCAGCCCAACTAAGACTCTTACATCGAGTCAGTACAGCTACGGTATGTCTCAGGCTTTTCGGGGCAGGACCCATTCTGAGGATGTCAACGATGTGCTACTGAACCTGGACAGGGTGCTCCTGG AGTCTCGGCCCTCTCCTGGGGTCCCTGACACTCCCACAAGGCTGGTGTTCTCTGCCCTGGGCCCCACAGCCCTGAAGGTCAGCTGGCAGGAGCCACACTGCGAGAGGGACGTGCTGGGTTACTGTGTCCTGTACCAGCTGCTGAATGGAG GTGATGTGAAGCGTATTAACGTGTCCAGCCCAGCAGAGAACTCCGTGGTTGTGCAGGATCTGCTTCCTAACCACTCGTACCTGTTCAAGGTGAAGGCTCAGAGTCAGGAGGGCTGGGGaccggagagagagggagtcatCACCATAGAGTCAGCCGTCGACCCCAACAGTCCACTGAGCCCAATGCCTG GTTCTCCCTTCACTCTGAGCACCCCCAGTGCTCCCGGCCCCCTGGTGTTCACAGCTCTGTCCCCCGAGGCACTTCAGCTGAGCTGGGACAAACCACGCAAACCCAATGGAGACATCCTGGGCTATGTGGTCACCTGTGAACAGCTGCACGGAGGAG GGGACATGCGTACCTTCCAGGTGAGCGGTGACAGTGCCGAGACCAGTTTGACTGTTCCAAACCTGAGAGAAAACATGCCGTACAAGTTCAAAGTTCAGGCCAAGACGACCCAGGGCTTCGGGCCCGAGAGGGAGGGTATCATTACCATAGAGTCTCAGGAAGGGG GTAGCGTGTCTCAAATAAGTGGAATAGGTGGTATGTCTCAACTGGGAGGCCTAAGCGGTTTGTCTCAACTAGGAGGCATGTCTCAGTACAGCACCCAGTCAGTGACCAACAGAGAAGTGTTCCAACTGCCGACCGACGTCACCACCCACACCAACGTAACACACACCATGGTTAACGACCCCTACTTCTCAG ACGGTATGATGATGACTGGTATGACGACTCAGCACATAGAGACCGGGGGCATGGTGACACGTCATGTGACCAAGGAGGTGGTTCAGAGGAGCATGCAGATGGCTGGCACCAGCAGCGTCACCAAGAAGGTCGAGAGGTCGTTCTATGAGACCTGA